In one window of Siphonobacter curvatus DNA:
- a CDS encoding serine hydrolase domain-containing protein codes for MSKNLFFSLIIFSLPFGSTVLATPSINLFANDIGKFGIATKVNEPDSQGVITQIIQTELAVLLADKKFSAISSAVYINNKVIQVHMGKLDDGKKPDSKTLYEIGSITKTYTGLLLSQAVYDHKLRLDEDIRKFLDGSWPNLVLATNRPITLRHLITHTSGLPMNINCNSKAMTIHQQVSCFNSLTKKDFFDRLATVRLKNATGKDYQYSNAGVQLVGYILEKVYNRSFEVLLKKYVFSRSREQITFANVPINEMARVAVGKDSLGHTMPLENGGYLYAGGLKASTSSMAMYMKMYLTNPDPVIRQTQQLLAGNEQYGRAYAWNTFDYNTESRMLYHNGGTFGTSSWLAIYPKKQCGVFLITNAMTNDSQRRLNEVSNRIIDKLKSAHLL; via the coding sequence ATGAGTAAAAACCTATTCTTTTCTCTGATAATTTTTTCCCTGCCATTTGGTAGTACAGTTTTAGCTACTCCGTCAATAAACCTTTTTGCTAATGATATAGGAAAGTTTGGTATAGCTACCAAAGTGAATGAACCGGATAGTCAAGGCGTTATTACACAGATCATCCAAACTGAACTGGCCGTTCTACTGGCTGACAAAAAATTTTCGGCGATATCGAGTGCCGTCTACATCAATAACAAAGTCATTCAAGTTCACATGGGGAAGTTGGATGATGGCAAAAAACCTGATAGTAAAACGCTCTATGAGATCGGTTCAATCACAAAAACGTACACTGGTTTATTGCTATCTCAGGCCGTTTATGACCATAAACTCCGTCTTGACGAGGACATACGAAAGTTTTTAGATGGATCATGGCCTAATCTTGTTTTAGCTACCAATCGCCCGATTACGCTTCGCCATCTGATTACTCATACATCCGGCTTGCCAATGAATATTAATTGTAACAGTAAAGCAATGACCATTCATCAGCAGGTAAGCTGTTTCAATTCCTTGACCAAGAAAGACTTTTTTGACCGTTTAGCCACGGTAAGACTGAAAAACGCCACAGGAAAAGATTACCAATATTCGAACGCAGGTGTGCAATTAGTGGGCTATATTCTAGAAAAAGTCTATAATCGATCGTTTGAGGTATTACTAAAGAAATACGTCTTTTCACGCTCTCGAGAGCAAATTACCTTCGCTAACGTTCCTATCAATGAAATGGCTCGAGTGGCTGTTGGCAAAGACAGTCTAGGGCATACAATGCCTTTGGAAAATGGGGGCTACCTATATGCGGGTGGCTTGAAAGCATCCACTAGTTCGATGGCGATGTATATGAAAATGTATCTAACCAATCCTGATCCGGTCATTCGCCAGACCCAACAATTGTTAGCAGGTAACGAGCAATATGGTAGGGCTTATGCTTGGAATACATTCGACTACAATACCGAGAGCCGAATGCTTTACCATAATGGAGGAACGTTTGGCACTTCTTCTTGGCTGGCTATTTATCCCAAAAAGCAATGCGGAGTCTTTTTGATCACCAATGCCATGACTAATGACTCGCAACGCCGCTTGAATGAAGTATCG